From a region of the Chloroflexota bacterium genome:
- a CDS encoding zinc-binding dehydrogenase, with the protein MAEKGRAAIYNGLGKPMEIVEYPVPEPEPGAILVKVSVANICGSDLHQWRGDIDLAALGMPLPVILGHEMTGRVAKLGVGISSDSAGQPLEVGDRVVYPYFNPCGRCSACLKGRHAECQANLVFMWPCEPEPHFFGAYADYYYLRPNSAVFKVPDDLSDKMVASVNCALSEVLYGLERVNLSFGETVVIQGAGGLGINATAVAKEMGAHKVIVIDGLPDRLELAKAFGADEVIDMREFETAEARVQRVREITEGSGADVVAELVGTPKAIPEGLDMLSNGGRLLEIGNISPGHGTFEADPALLVMGSKNICCVVFYGRDTIKKALDFLSRTKDKYPFERILSRSYRLEEINIAFEEQDKGLVSRAAIVM; encoded by the coding sequence ATGGCTGAGAAAGGAAGAGCAGCAATCTATAACGGTCTGGGCAAACCCATGGAGATCGTCGAGTATCCGGTACCAGAACCAGAACCTGGAGCAATCCTGGTCAAAGTTTCCGTGGCTAACATTTGTGGCTCGGACCTCCACCAGTGGCGAGGGGACATAGACCTCGCTGCTCTGGGAATGCCACTGCCAGTGATTCTAGGCCACGAGATGACGGGGAGGGTCGCCAAGCTCGGTGTTGGCATTTCCAGCGACTCTGCCGGCCAGCCTTTGGAGGTAGGAGATCGCGTGGTATACCCCTACTTCAATCCTTGTGGGCGGTGCTCTGCATGCCTCAAAGGGCGCCACGCAGAATGTCAAGCGAATCTCGTGTTCATGTGGCCTTGCGAGCCGGAACCGCATTTCTTTGGGGCTTATGCTGACTACTATTACCTTCGCCCGAACAGCGCCGTCTTCAAGGTTCCAGATGACCTGAGTGATAAGATGGTAGCCTCTGTAAACTGTGCCCTTTCCGAGGTCCTCTATGGCCTGGAGAGGGTAAACCTGAGCTTTGGGGAGACGGTTGTCATTCAGGGAGCTGGTGGCCTTGGCATCAACGCGACTGCAGTGGCCAAGGAGATGGGTGCCCACAAGGTGATTGTTATCGATGGCTTACCTGATCGTCTGGAGTTGGCCAAGGCCTTTGGTGCCGATGAGGTAATTGACATGAGGGAGTTTGAGACAGCCGAGGCGCGGGTACAGCGTGTCAGAGAAATCACTGAAGGCTCAGGTGCGGATGTGGTTGCCGAGTTGGTAGGCACGCCCAAGGCCATACCTGAAGGATTGGATATGCTTTCCAACGGCGGACGCTTACTCGAGATTGGTAACATAAGCCCTGGCCACGGAACCTTTGAGGCAGACCCGGCTCTCCTGGTCATGGGGTCTAAGAACATCTGTTGCGTGGTCTTCTACGGACGCGATACGATTAAGAAAGCGCTCGATTTCCTGAGCCGAACCAAGGACAAATATCCTTTCGAGAGAATACTATCGCGGTCCTATCGCTTAGAAGAAATAAACATTGCTTTCGAGGAACAGGACAAGGGCCTGGTTTCGCGGGCTGCCATCGTGATGTAG